In a genomic window of Chthoniobacterales bacterium:
- a CDS encoding glycosyltransferase family 4 protein has product MKTHVFTNRVYPPVGGATGELLKDLAEGLAAEGNRVVVITSRGPDTLGLPHRETVNGVELIRVGSAPFTRASHWRRALSYALLYPQFAWQVWKLGNVDAVVSMTDPPLQVAAVTLASGRSRKRIHWAQDIYPELAEELGVIERAGFAARVLRAVSTRALRKQDEVVAVGRCMREKLIARGVNAGSIDVIPNWSPVGKPSDEAVAGMRKRMGWADKFIVLYSGNIGLAHDFATIVEAAKILRGGRVHIVFAGEGQRAEEVKAALSGIANVSFVPPQPKQDLAAFLAAADLHLVTVRESLAGLVVPSKIYGIMAAGRPVIYVGPEESEAGLLIAKCGAGLVFCNGNAAGVASALEELERDRPRVAEMGSIAEQAAGEFTFGKALGRWKEILG; this is encoded by the coding sequence ATGAAAACCCACGTATTCACAAACCGCGTGTATCCGCCGGTCGGGGGTGCGACGGGTGAATTGTTGAAGGATTTGGCCGAGGGGCTGGCGGCCGAAGGCAACAGGGTTGTTGTCATAACGAGTCGCGGGCCGGACACATTGGGCTTGCCGCACCGGGAGACGGTGAACGGCGTGGAATTGATCCGGGTCGGCTCCGCGCCATTCACGCGTGCCTCGCATTGGCGAAGGGCTCTGAGCTATGCGTTGCTCTATCCGCAATTCGCGTGGCAGGTCTGGAAACTGGGAAATGTCGATGCGGTCGTGTCGATGACTGATCCGCCGCTGCAGGTGGCCGCGGTGACGCTCGCCTCGGGTCGCTCTCGCAAACGCATCCACTGGGCGCAGGATATTTATCCGGAGCTGGCCGAGGAGTTGGGCGTGATCGAACGGGCAGGATTCGCCGCCCGCGTCCTGCGCGCTGTTTCCACTCGGGCGCTGCGCAAGCAGGATGAAGTGGTCGCGGTGGGACGATGCATGCGCGAAAAATTGATCGCCCGCGGTGTGAATGCAGGCAGCATCGACGTCATTCCGAATTGGAGTCCGGTCGGGAAGCCGTCCGACGAAGCCGTGGCCGGGATGCGCAAACGCATGGGGTGGGCCGACAAGTTCATCGTTCTATATTCGGGGAACATCGGGCTGGCTCACGATTTCGCCACCATCGTCGAAGCAGCGAAAATTTTGCGTGGCGGGCGTGTGCACATTGTGTTCGCCGGGGAAGGTCAGCGCGCCGAGGAGGTGAAGGCCGCGCTGTCGGGCATCGCAAACGTGTCGTTTGTGCCGCCGCAACCAAAGCAGGATCTGGCCGCGTTTCTCGCGGCGGCCGATCTGCATCTCGTGACAGTGAGGGAAAGTCTCGCCGGCCTCGTGGTGCCGAGCAAAATTTACGGAATCATGGCAGCAGGGCGCCCTGTTATTTATGTCGGCCCGGAAGAAAGCGAAGCCGGTCTGCTGATCGCGAAGTGCGGCGCGGGCCTTGTTTTTTGCAACGGCAATGCTGCCGGCGTTGCGTCCGCATTGGAAGAATTGGAGCGCGATCGACCCCGGGTAGCGGAAATGGGATCGATCGCGGAACAGGCAGCCGGAGAATTCACATTCGGCAAAGCGCTCGGACGTTGGAAAGAAATCTTGGGCTGA
- a CDS encoding glycosyltransferase family 2 protein, with the protein MKLPVTVCIPVRNEEKNLSSCLDSLGDNFAAVVVIDSASDDATRDIADKAGATVLDFRWDGKFPKKRNWALRNHVWQTPWVLFLDADERVTPEFVEEIERVLPRTTKSGFWISFNDWFMGRPLFHGDVFCKLALFRVGSGEYERFPEEWWSDLDMEVHEHPVLEGEIGKIEAHLEHHDYRGLHSYIWRHNEYSTWEANRCMWLASAGPEEWSKLIPRQRFKYRNLAKWWFAPLYFVIGYVIKCGFLDGLAGLRFALFKRRYFSDIRLKIQEALRNETSQGEF; encoded by the coding sequence ATGAAATTGCCCGTCACTGTCTGTATCCCCGTTCGGAACGAGGAGAAAAATCTGTCATCCTGCCTGGATTCTTTGGGTGATAATTTTGCTGCGGTTGTCGTGATCGACTCCGCCAGTGACGATGCGACGCGAGACATTGCTGACAAGGCGGGCGCTACGGTTCTCGATTTCCGCTGGGACGGAAAATTTCCCAAGAAGCGCAACTGGGCACTGCGAAATCACGTGTGGCAGACGCCGTGGGTGCTTTTTCTCGATGCAGACGAGCGGGTGACGCCGGAGTTCGTCGAGGAAATCGAGCGGGTGTTGCCCCGGACAACAAAGTCGGGGTTTTGGATCAGTTTCAACGATTGGTTCATGGGCCGTCCACTATTTCACGGTGATGTCTTTTGCAAACTGGCGCTCTTCCGTGTCGGCTCGGGGGAATACGAGCGTTTTCCCGAAGAGTGGTGGAGCGACTTGGATATGGAAGTGCACGAGCACCCCGTGCTGGAAGGTGAGATCGGGAAGATCGAGGCGCATCTCGAGCATCATGATTACCGCGGGCTGCACAGCTACATCTGGAGGCACAACGAATATTCGACATGGGAGGCGAACCGGTGCATGTGGCTGGCATCGGCGGGACCGGAGGAATGGTCGAAGCTCATTCCTCGGCAGCGTTTCAAATATCGCAACTTGGCCAAGTGGTGGTTTGCGCCACTGTATTTTGTGATCGGCTACGTCATCAAATGCGGCTTTCTCGATGGATTGGCAGGGTTGCGTTTCGCGCTGTTCAAGCGCCGCTATTTTTCCGACATCAGGCTGAAGATCCAAGAGGCGCTGAGGAACGAGACGTCGCAGGGCGAATTTTAG
- a CDS encoding putative colanic acid biosynthesis acetyltransferase — MNIEENRRSTKYTPKELAGRFLWAFCVPLFRWSPRLCWGWRRLLLRLFGAKVGRQVHIHPSARIFIPWNLEIGDWSSVGFDALLYNLGPMKIGKSVTISQRAHLCGGTHKFREASMPLVRVTVTIGDEAWICADAFVGPGVHVGARAVVGACSVVMKDVPADKIVAGNPARELGNR, encoded by the coding sequence ATGAACATCGAGGAGAATCGCCGGAGCACAAAATACACTCCCAAGGAGTTGGCGGGGCGGTTTCTATGGGCGTTTTGCGTGCCGCTGTTCCGATGGAGTCCGCGGTTGTGCTGGGGATGGAGGCGGCTTTTGTTGCGTTTGTTCGGTGCCAAGGTCGGGCGGCAGGTCCATATTCATCCCTCGGCTCGGATTTTTATCCCGTGGAATCTGGAGATCGGCGACTGGTCGTCCGTCGGCTTCGACGCGCTGCTCTACAATCTGGGGCCGATGAAGATCGGCAAGAGCGTGACCATCTCGCAGCGGGCGCATCTGTGCGGCGGCACCCACAAATTCCGCGAGGCCTCGATGCCGCTGGTGCGCGTGACGGTCACGATCGGCGACGAAGCGTGGATCTGTGCGGATGCGTTTGTGGGCCCCGGAGTCCATGTGGGCGCCCGCGCCGTCGTGGGCGCGTGCTCGGTGGTGATGAAAGATGTCCCCGCAGACAAGATCGTTGCCGGGAATCCCGCAAGGGAACTCGGGAACCGGTGA
- a CDS encoding glycosyltransferase — protein sequence MRVLHTVDSLRSQTGGPARTVPALAKALAEHGLEVHLWTRDLPADLAAPPGVKLHTGPLGDLLGRNGLRPDILHDHGIWLRCNHEACILAAKSGIPRIVSPRGMLEPWSLRHRRWKKRFAWWIYQRRDLAKAAVLHATADAEAAQFRRLGLRNPAKIIPNGIDLPDARGASRASDRKRKALFLGRIHRKKGLPLLVEAWADLQPAGWMMSVVGPDEDQHASEVKELLRRNGIADSWEFMGEADNREKWSRYAEADLFILPSHSENFGMVVGEALAAGVPVITTKGCPWEGLRSHQCGWWVEATVGDLTAALREACALPVDALSAMGQRGRRWMESEFGWNKIAAEMAELYEEALKGRNP from the coding sequence ATGCGCGTTCTCCACACCGTCGATAGCTTAAGATCGCAGACCGGCGGGCCGGCACGCACGGTTCCGGCTTTGGCGAAGGCGTTGGCGGAACACGGCTTGGAGGTTCACTTGTGGACGCGCGACTTGCCGGCGGATTTGGCGGCGCCGCCCGGTGTGAAACTGCACACGGGGCCGCTCGGTGACTTGCTCGGCCGCAACGGCCTCCGGCCGGATATTCTGCACGACCACGGGATCTGGCTTCGTTGCAACCACGAGGCGTGCATTCTCGCCGCGAAATCCGGCATACCGCGGATTGTCAGCCCGCGCGGCATGTTGGAACCGTGGTCTTTGCGGCACCGGCGTTGGAAAAAAAGATTCGCTTGGTGGATTTACCAGAGACGCGATTTGGCAAAGGCTGCTGTGCTGCACGCCACCGCGGATGCCGAGGCGGCACAGTTCCGGCGCTTGGGGTTGCGCAACCCTGCGAAAATTATTCCAAACGGCATCGATCTGCCCGATGCGCGTGGCGCTTCCCGAGCGAGCGATCGCAAGAGGAAGGCACTCTTCCTGGGGCGTATCCACCGCAAGAAGGGTCTTCCGCTTTTGGTGGAGGCATGGGCGGACCTGCAACCCGCCGGCTGGATGATGAGCGTCGTGGGGCCGGATGAGGATCAACATGCATCGGAGGTGAAAGAACTTCTGCGACGCAACGGTATCGCCGATTCATGGGAATTCATGGGAGAGGCGGACAATCGGGAAAAGTGGAGCCGGTATGCGGAGGCGGATTTGTTCATTCTCCCGAGCCACTCGGAAAATTTCGGCATGGTGGTCGGCGAGGCCCTGGCCGCGGGAGTTCCGGTGATCACCACCAAGGGCTGTCCGTGGGAGGGGTTGCGTTCGCACCAATGCGGTTGGTGGGTCGAGGCGACGGTCGGAGATTTGACGGCGGCGTTGCGCGAGGCCTGCGCACTTCCAGTCGATGCGCTTTCGGCGATGGGACAGCGCGGACGACGTTGGATGGAGTCCGAGTTCGGATGGAATAAGATCGCCGCAGAGATGGCGGAATTATACGAAGAGGCTTTGAAGGGTCGAAACCCGTGA